The following nucleotide sequence is from Mycobacterium sp. 3519A.
AGAAGGAGGTCAGGGTCACTTGGGCGCTCATGCAGCCTCATCAGGCACCGACCGGGAGCTGATGTCCGCAGCGGACGTCGGCCGGACCATCTCCCGCATCGCCCACCAGATCATCGAGAAGACCGCGCTCGACGGCTCCGATGCGCCGCGCGTCATCCTGCTCGGCATCCCGACCAGGGGCGTCACGCTGGCAACGCGACTGGCGGGCAAGATCGAGGAATTCGCAGGCGTCACCGTTCCGCATGGGGCGCTGGACATCACGCTCTACCGCGACGACCTCGACTTCAAGCCCCCGCGTCCGCTCGAGGACACCTCGATCCCCGCGGGCGGCATCGACGGGGCGCTGGTGATCCTCGTCGACGACGTGCTCTACACCGGACGGTCGGTCCGCTCGGCGTTGGATGCCCTCCGCGACATCGGCAGGCCGCGCGCCGTGCAGCTTGCGGTGCTGGTCGACCGCGGACACCGCGAACTGCCGCTGCGCGCCGACTACGTGGGCAAGAACGTGCCCACCTCCCGAGCCGAGAACGTGAAGGTCCGGCTCTCCGAAGATGACGGCCACGACGGCGTATCCATCGCACCTCAGGGGGGGCCTCAACGATGAAGCATCTGCTGTCCGCGGGCGACCTGTCCCGCGACGACGCGCTGGCGATCCTCGACGACGCCGACCGCTTCAGCCAGGCGCTGCTCGGCCGTGAGGTCAAGAAACTGCCGACGCTGCGCGGCCGCACCATCATCACGATGTTCTACGAGAACTCCACCCGCACCCGGGTCTCGTTCGAGGTCGCAGGCAAGTGGATGAGCGCCGACGTGATCAACGTCAGCTCGTCGGGTTCCTCAGTCGCCAAAGGGGAATCGCTGCGCGACACCGCGCTGACGCTGCGCGCCGCAGGCGCCGACGCGCTGATCATCCGCCACCCCGCATCCGGGGCGGCGCAGCAACTCGCCGAGTGGACTGCCCCTTCCGGCGCCGATGGGACCGGTCCGGTGGTGATCAACGCGGGCGACGGCACCCACGAACACCCGACCCAGGCCCTCCTTGACGCGCTGACCATCCGGCAGCGGCTCGGCACCATCGAGGGCAAGCGGGTGGTGATCGTCGGCGATGTGCTGCACAGCAGGGTGGCGCGGTCGAACGTGCTGCTGCTGGCCACGCTCGGGGCCGAGGTGGTGCTCGTCGCGCCGCCCACGCTGCTGCCCGTCGGGGTGGCGGACTGGCCTGTCACCGTCTCGCACGACCTTGACGCGGAACTGCCGATCGCCGACGCGGTGCTGATGCTGCGCGTGCAGGCCGAGCGGATGAACGGCGGCTTCTTCCCGTCCGCCCGCGAGTATTCGGTGCTCTACGGGCTCTCGGAGAAGCGCCAGGCGATGCTGCCCGGCAACGCGGTGGTGCTGCATCCCGGGCCGATGGTGCGCGGCATGGAGATCGCGTTCTCGGTGGCTGACTCCACGCAATCGGCTGTGCTGCAACAGGTTTCCAACGGCGTGCACATCCGGATGGCGGTGCTCTTCCATCTTTTGGTCGGCGCAGAGGAGGCGGTCGGCGTATGAGCGTGTTGATTCGCGGGGTGCGACTCTACGGCGAGGGTGACCGCGTCGACGTGTTGACCGCCGACGGCCAGATCGCCGAGATCGGGCCCGACCTGACCCCGCCCGACGACGCCGACGTCTTCGACGCCACCGACCAGGTGCTGCTGCCCGGCTTCGTCGACCTGCACACGCATCTGCGGGAACCGGGCCGGGAATACGCCGAGGACATCGAAACCGGTTCGGCGGCAGCGGCTTTGGGCGGCTACACCGCGGTGTTCGCGATGGCCAACACCAACCCGGTGGCCGACAGCCCCGTCGTCACCGACCATGTCTGGCACCGCGGTCAGCAGGTCGGCCTCGTCGACGTGCACCCCGTCGGGGCGGTCACGATGGGTCTGGAGGGTAAGCAGCTCACCGAGATGGGATTGATGGCCGCGGGTGTCGGCCGGGTGCGGATGTTCTCCGACGACGGCGTCTGCGTGCACGACCCGCTGATCATGCGCCGCGCCCTGGAGTACTCGACGGGTCTTGGCGTGCTGATCGCCCAGCACGCCGAGGAACCGCGCCTGACGGTCGGGGCCGTCGCGCACGAGGGTCCGATCGCCGCCCGGCTCGGGCTGGCCGGGTGGCCCCGCGCCGCCGAGGAGTCGATCGTCGCGCGCGACGCCCTGCTGGCCCGCGACGCAGGCGCCCGGGTGCACATCTGCCACGCGTCCACCGCGGGCACCGTCGAGCTGCTCAAGTGGGCGAAATCACAAGGGATTTCGATCACGGCGGAGGTCACTCCGCATCACCTGCTGTTGGACGACAGCCGGCTGGCCAGTTACGACGGCCGCAACCGGGTCAACCCGCCGCTGCGTGAGGCGTCCGATGCCGCGGCGCTGCGTCAGGCGTTGGCCGACGGGGTGATCGACTGCGTCGCCACCGACCACGCCCCGCACGCCGAACACGAGAAGATGTGTGAGTTCGCGCACGCGCGACCCGGCATGCTCGGGCTGCAGACCGCGCTGTCCGTCGTGGCCGAGACGATGGTGCGGACCGGGTTGTTGACGTGGCGCGACGTCGCCCGGGTGATGAGCGAGAACCCTGCGCGCATCGTCGGATTGCCCGACCAGGGCAGGCCCCTGGAGATCGGTGAGCCTGCCAATCTGACCGTCGTCGACCCCGACGCCACCTGGACCGTCGAGGGCGTCGCGCTGGCCAGCCGGTCGGACAACACCCCTTATGAATCGATGGAGTTGCCTGCGGCCGTCACGTTGACGCTACTGCGCGGCAAGGTGACGGCGCGGGACGGGAAGAGCCCGGCGTGAACGGCGAGCGAGTAGCGCAGGCGGATCGCGCATGAACACCGGCACGCTCGTCACGATGCTGGTGATCGCTGCCGTGTTGGCGGTGCTGATCGCCTTCGCGATCCGGCAAATGATGCGCGGGTGGCTGCGCCGGGCCCAGCGGCAGGCACAATTGATTGGCACCTTGCCGCAGCTACCGGATACCGTCGGTCCGGCGTTGGTCCCCCCGACCAAGGGTCTCTACGTCGGCAGCACGCTGGCGCCCAGTTGGCTGGACCGCATCGCGGTCGGCGACCTCGGGTATCGCGCCAAGGCAGTGCTGACCCGCTACCCCGAAGGAATCATGTTGCAGCGCATCGGAGCCGGACCGATCTGGATACCCGACGACGCGATCGAGACGATCCGCACGGAGAAGGCACTGGCAGGCAAGGTGATCACGCACGAGGGCATCCTGGCCATCCGGTGGCGGTTGCCATCGGGCGCCCAGATCGACACCGGGTTCCGCGCCGACAACCGCGACGACTACTCCAAGTGGCTGGAGGGCGCGGCATGACGTCGAAGGCGGTGCTCGTCCTCGAGGACGGCCGGATCTTCACCGGCGTGCCGTTCGGCGCGGTCGGGCAGACGCTGGGTGAGGCGGTGTTCTCCACCGGCATGTCCGGCTACCAGGAGACGTTGACCGACCCGAGCTATCACGGGCAGATCGTCGTCGCGACGGCACCGCAGATCGGCAACACCGGATGGAACCACGAGGACGCCGAAAGCCGCGGCGACAAGATCTGGGTGGCGGGCTACGCGGTGCGCGACCCGTCGCCGCGGGCGTCGAACTGGCGGGCCACCGGCACGCTCGACGAGGAACTGGTCCGGCAGGGCATCGTCGGCATCGCGAGCATCGACACCCGCGCGGTGGTGCGGCACCTGCGCAGCCTGGGCTCGATGAAGGCCGGCGTGTTCTCCGGCGATGCCCTCGCCGACCCCGACGAACTGCTGACCAGGGTCCGCAGCCAGCCGTCGATGCTCGGCGCCAACCTCGCGGGCGAGGTGAGCACCGACTCGATGTACACGGTGGAACCCCAAGGGCCACACCGGTTCACCGTCGCCGCGATCGACCTGGGCATCAAGACCAACACACCGCGCAACTTCGCCATGCGGGGCATCCGCAGCCATGTGCTGTCGTCGACGGTGGACTTCGAGCAGATCGCCGACCTCAAGCCCGACGGTGTGTTCCTGTCCAACGGCCCCGGTGACCCGGCGACCGCCGACCACATCGTGGGTGTCACGCGCGAGGTGCTCGGCGCAGGCATCCCGCTGTTCGGCATCTGCTTCGGCAACCAGATCCTTGGCAGGGCACTGGGCCGGTCGACCTACAAGATGGTGTTCGGCCACCGCGGCATCAACGTGCCGGTCATCGACCACGCCACCGGTCGGGTCGCGGTGACGGCGCAGAACCACGGATTCGCGCTCGAAGGCGAGGCGGGGGAGCGGTTCGACACCCCGTTCGGGGCCGCCGAGGTCAGCCACACGTGCGCCAACGACGGCGTCGTCGAAGGGATCAAACTCGTTGACGGACACGCCTTTTCGGTGCAGTACCACCCCGAGGCGGCCGCTGGCCCGCACGATGCGAACTACCTGTTCGACCAATTCGTCGACCTGATGGCGGAAGGCAAGTGATGTTCGTGGCGAGCGACCGCTGTTGTACAGAAATCCGCGGCGTGTCGCGTGCACACACGGTCGCTCGCGGGGACGGGGGCCACTAGTGCCGAGGCGGACAGACCTCAACCACGTGCTGGTGATCGGCTCTGGGCCGATCGTCATCGGGCAGGCCTGCGAGTTCGACTACTCCGGCACCCAGGCGTGCCGGGTGCTGCGTGCCGAGGGCCTGCAGGTCAGCTTGGTCAACTCCAACCCGGCGACCATCATGACCGACCCGGAGTTCGCCGACCACACCTACGTCGAACCGATCACGCCCGCATTCGTCGAACGTGTGATCGCGCAACAGGCCGAGCGCGGCAACAAGATCGACGCGCTGCTGGCCACGCTCGGCGGGCAGACCGCGCTGAACACCGCCGTCGCGCTGTACGAGAACGGGGTGCTGGAGCGCTACAACGTCGAGTTGATCGGCGCGGACTTCGAAGCCATCCAGCGCGGCGAGGACCGGCAGCGGTTCAAAGACATCGTCGCCAAGGTCGGCGGCGAATCCGCCCGCTCGCGGGTGTGCTTCACCATGGACGAGGTCCGCGAGACGGTCGCCGAACTCGGGTTGCCGGTCGTCGTCCGCCCGTCGTTCACGATGGGTGGCCTGGGGTCGGGCATGGCGTACTCCGCCGACGACGTCGACCGGATGGCCGGTGACGGACTGGCCGCCTCACCGAGCGCCAACGTTCTGATCGAGGAATCGATCTACGGCTGGAAGGAATTCGAGCTCGAGCTGATGCGCGACGGCCACGACAACGTGGTCGTCGTGTGCTCGATCGAGAACGTCGACCCGATGGGGGTGCACACCGGCGACTCGGTGACGGTGGCGCCCGCGATGACGCTGACCGACCGGGAATACCAGACGATGCGCGACCTGGGCATCGCGATCCTGCGCGAGGTCGGCGTCGACACCGGCGGCTGCAACATCCAGTTCGCGGTCAATCCCGCCGACGGTCGACTGATCGTCATCGAGATGAACCCGCGGGTGTCGCGGTCCAGCGCGCTGGCGTCCAAGGCCACCGGCTTCCCGATCGCCAAGATCGCCGCCAAACTCGCGATCGGATACACCCTCGACGAGATCCTCAACGACATCACCAAGGAGACCCCGGCCTGCTTCGAGCCCACGCTGGACTACGTCGTGGTCAAGGCGCCGCGGTTCGCCTTCGAGAAGTTCCCCGGCGCCGACCCGACGTTGACCACCACGATGAAGTCGGTCGGTGAGGCGATGTCGTTGGGACGCAACTTCATCGAGGCGCTGGGCAAGGTGATGCGCTCGCTGGAGACCAGTCGCGCCGGGTTCTGGACCGCACCCGACCCCGACCTGTCCGTCGACGACCTGCTGAAGCGTCTCAAGACGCCCACCGACGGTCGGCTGTACGACATCGAGCAGGCGCTGCGCTTGGGCGCGACGGTGGAACAGGTGGCCTCGGCGTCCGGTGTCGACCCCTGGTTCGTCGAGCAGATCGCCGGGCTGGTGGCGCTGCGCGCCGAGTTGTCGGACGCGCCGGTACTCGACGAGGCACTGGTGCGGCGCGCCAAGCACTACGGACTGTCCGACCGCCAGATCGCCGCGCTGCGACCGGAATTGGCGGGCGAGGTCGGCGTGCGGGCGTTGCGTCAGCGGCTGGGCATCCACCCCGTCTTCAAGACCGTCGACACGTGTGCGGCCGAATTCGAGGCCAAGACGCCCTACCACTACAGCAGCTACGAACTCGACCCCGCCGCCGAAACCGAGGTCGCCCCGCAGGCCGAGAAGCCGAAGGTGCTCATCCTCGGCTCCGGGCCGAACCGGATCGGCCAGGGCATCGAGTTCGACTACAGCTGTGTGCACGCGGCGACGACGTTGAGCCAGGCCGGTTTCGAGACCGTGATGATCAACTGCAACCCCGAGACGGTGTCCACCGACTACGACACCGCCGACCGGCTGTACTTCGAACCGCTCACCTTCGAGGACGTGCTGGAGATCTACTACGCCGAATCCGCCTCGGGCGAGGGTGGTCCCGGCGTCGTCGGCGTGATAGTGCAACTCGGCGGGCAGACCCCACTCGGGCTGGCCGAACGCCTCGAGCAGGCGGGTGTGCCGATCGTCGGCACCAGCCCCAAGGCCATCGACCTGGCCGAGGACCGCGGTGCGTTCGGCGAAGTGCTGACCAACGCGGGACTGCCCGCGCCGCGGTTCGGCACGGCGATCAGCTTCGAACAGGCGCGGCGCATCGCGGCCGACATCGGCTACCCGGTGCTGGTGCGGCCGTCCTACGTGCTGGGCGGGCGGGGCATGGAGATCGTCTACGACGAGGAAACCCTGCAGCGCTACATCACCCGCGCCACCCAGTTGTCGCCCGAGCATCCGGTGCTCGTCGACCGGTTCCTCGAAGACGCCATCGAGATCGACGTCGACGCGCTCTGCGACGGCACCGAGGTGTACATCGGCGGCATCATGGAGCACATCGAGGAAGCCGGCATCCACTCCGGCGACTCGGCGTGTG
It contains:
- the pyrR gene encoding bifunctional pyr operon transcriptional regulator/uracil phosphoribosyltransferase PyrR, which encodes MGAHAASSGTDRELMSAADVGRTISRIAHQIIEKTALDGSDAPRVILLGIPTRGVTLATRLAGKIEEFAGVTVPHGALDITLYRDDLDFKPPRPLEDTSIPAGGIDGALVILVDDVLYTGRSVRSALDALRDIGRPRAVQLAVLVDRGHRELPLRADYVGKNVPTSRAENVKVRLSEDDGHDGVSIAPQGGPQR
- a CDS encoding aspartate carbamoyltransferase catalytic subunit, producing MKHLLSAGDLSRDDALAILDDADRFSQALLGREVKKLPTLRGRTIITMFYENSTRTRVSFEVAGKWMSADVINVSSSGSSVAKGESLRDTALTLRAAGADALIIRHPASGAAQQLAEWTAPSGADGTGPVVINAGDGTHEHPTQALLDALTIRQRLGTIEGKRVVIVGDVLHSRVARSNVLLLATLGAEVVLVAPPTLLPVGVADWPVTVSHDLDAELPIADAVLMLRVQAERMNGGFFPSAREYSVLYGLSEKRQAMLPGNAVVLHPGPMVRGMEIAFSVADSTQSAVLQQVSNGVHIRMAVLFHLLVGAEEAVGV
- a CDS encoding dihydroorotase, which gives rise to MSVLIRGVRLYGEGDRVDVLTADGQIAEIGPDLTPPDDADVFDATDQVLLPGFVDLHTHLREPGREYAEDIETGSAAAALGGYTAVFAMANTNPVADSPVVTDHVWHRGQQVGLVDVHPVGAVTMGLEGKQLTEMGLMAAGVGRVRMFSDDGVCVHDPLIMRRALEYSTGLGVLIAQHAEEPRLTVGAVAHEGPIAARLGLAGWPRAAEESIVARDALLARDAGARVHICHASTAGTVELLKWAKSQGISITAEVTPHHLLLDDSRLASYDGRNRVNPPLREASDAAALRQALADGVIDCVATDHAPHAEHEKMCEFAHARPGMLGLQTALSVVAETMVRTGLLTWRDVARVMSENPARIVGLPDQGRPLEIGEPANLTVVDPDATWTVEGVALASRSDNTPYESMELPAAVTLTLLRGKVTARDGKSPA
- a CDS encoding transporter translates to MNTGTLVTMLVIAAVLAVLIAFAIRQMMRGWLRRAQRQAQLIGTLPQLPDTVGPALVPPTKGLYVGSTLAPSWLDRIAVGDLGYRAKAVLTRYPEGIMLQRIGAGPIWIPDDAIETIRTEKALAGKVITHEGILAIRWRLPSGAQIDTGFRADNRDDYSKWLEGAA
- the carA gene encoding glutamine-hydrolyzing carbamoyl-phosphate synthase small subunit yields the protein MTSKAVLVLEDGRIFTGVPFGAVGQTLGEAVFSTGMSGYQETLTDPSYHGQIVVATAPQIGNTGWNHEDAESRGDKIWVAGYAVRDPSPRASNWRATGTLDEELVRQGIVGIASIDTRAVVRHLRSLGSMKAGVFSGDALADPDELLTRVRSQPSMLGANLAGEVSTDSMYTVEPQGPHRFTVAAIDLGIKTNTPRNFAMRGIRSHVLSSTVDFEQIADLKPDGVFLSNGPGDPATADHIVGVTREVLGAGIPLFGICFGNQILGRALGRSTYKMVFGHRGINVPVIDHATGRVAVTAQNHGFALEGEAGERFDTPFGAAEVSHTCANDGVVEGIKLVDGHAFSVQYHPEAAAGPHDANYLFDQFVDLMAEGK
- the carB gene encoding carbamoyl-phosphate synthase large subunit, with translation MPRRTDLNHVLVIGSGPIVIGQACEFDYSGTQACRVLRAEGLQVSLVNSNPATIMTDPEFADHTYVEPITPAFVERVIAQQAERGNKIDALLATLGGQTALNTAVALYENGVLERYNVELIGADFEAIQRGEDRQRFKDIVAKVGGESARSRVCFTMDEVRETVAELGLPVVVRPSFTMGGLGSGMAYSADDVDRMAGDGLAASPSANVLIEESIYGWKEFELELMRDGHDNVVVVCSIENVDPMGVHTGDSVTVAPAMTLTDREYQTMRDLGIAILREVGVDTGGCNIQFAVNPADGRLIVIEMNPRVSRSSALASKATGFPIAKIAAKLAIGYTLDEILNDITKETPACFEPTLDYVVVKAPRFAFEKFPGADPTLTTTMKSVGEAMSLGRNFIEALGKVMRSLETSRAGFWTAPDPDLSVDDLLKRLKTPTDGRLYDIEQALRLGATVEQVASASGVDPWFVEQIAGLVALRAELSDAPVLDEALVRRAKHYGLSDRQIAALRPELAGEVGVRALRQRLGIHPVFKTVDTCAAEFEAKTPYHYSSYELDPAAETEVAPQAEKPKVLILGSGPNRIGQGIEFDYSCVHAATTLSQAGFETVMINCNPETVSTDYDTADRLYFEPLTFEDVLEIYYAESASGEGGPGVVGVIVQLGGQTPLGLAERLEQAGVPIVGTSPKAIDLAEDRGAFGEVLTNAGLPAPRFGTAISFEQARRIAADIGYPVLVRPSYVLGGRGMEIVYDEETLQRYITRATQLSPEHPVLVDRFLEDAIEIDVDALCDGTEVYIGGIMEHIEEAGIHSGDSACALPPVTLGRSDIEQVRRATEAIAHGIGVVGLLNVQYALKDDVLYVLEANPRASRTVPFVSKATAVPLAKACARVMLGTSIAQLRDEGILAKTGDGATTARNAPVAVKEAVLPFNRFRKTDGAQVDSLLGPEMKSTGEVMGIDHDFGSAFAKSQTAAYGSLPANGTVFVSVANRDKRSLVFPVKRLADLGFRVLATEGTAEMLRRNGIPCDEVRKHFQEPGEGRPASSAVDLIRAGEVDMVINTPYGNSGPRIDGYEIRSAAVAMNIPCVTTVQGASAAVQGIEAGIRGDIGVMSLQELHSALGS